TCGGAGACACGATGATCGCTGTTGCACCGGGCCCCGGCGCGACGGTGCACCTGACGAATCCGACCACGACGGATGCGACGGTGTCACTTCACAGCACAGCGGGCGCCAGCGAGCAGACCGTCACGGTGGCCGCCAACTCTGCCGTTGCTGTCGCGGTGCGCACGGGGCTCACCTACACGCTGGGCGGCGTGAAGGGACTCTACGCGTCGGTCAGCTATGGAGGCAGCGGCCTCTCGTCGTCGTTCCCGGTCGAACCGCCCGGCGCGCTCGCGTCACCGATCGCGGTGTATCCGAAGTAGGCGCCGCTGGGCTCTTGCGCTGCTTGTGCTGCTTGTGCTGCTTGCGCGGGTTGTTCGGGTTGTTGGGGCTGGCTGTTGCGGGTCGTTAATGGTGCGCAAGGTGTCGTTGTCTGCGGTCGGGCGGCAGAGCACTCTGCGCACCACAAACGCGAAGTGGGCGGGTTTAGTAGTGGCGGAAGCGCTCGGGCGCGAGATCCCAGGGATCCTTGCCGAGGAGTTCGGCGACAGCCCGGAAGACACAGCTTTCGACCAGCAGACGGCGGTGGAACTCGTCGTTGCGGTGGAGCTTGCTCAACCGCTGGATCGGCACACGAAACAAGAGTACGATGCGCTCGGCCGGATCGACGCGCCAGCGTTCGACCTCATCGTCGCCGAGCGCGGTTGCCGGTGCCGCAGCGACCTCGAAGCGCACGTCTTCGAGTTCCTTCGGCCAGAGGCCCTTCAAGTAGTCGGCTGTTGATGCGACCGTCATGTCGAAGAAGTCGATCCTGTTGTGCAGCATCGGCAGGTGCGGGCCGGTGATCGGGCCGCGAGCGCCGCGGCCGTGCCGGTTGCGCGTGACCACAGGGGAATTCGGCAACTCGACATGAGCGGCACGGGAACGAGGCATGTCGCAATCCTACGTCGAGCACCGCGCGATAGTCTGGACGGCGATGCCGAGACGATTGTGTTCGCGCGTGGCCTGTGCCGAAGATGCCGTGGCCACCCTCACGTATGTCTACGCGGACTCGATGGCCGTTCTCGGCCCGCTCAGCATTACACCCGAGCCGCACAGCTACGATCTGTGTGCCGGGCACGCGGAACGGCTGTCCGCACCGAAGGGCTGGCAGATCATCCGGCACGCGGTCTTCGGCGAAACCGGTTACGGCGGCTGAGTTCCCGTCGGGCGCGGGCCAGGACCCGCCGAGCCGGGCCGAGTCTGAGGTGCCGGCCGACGGCATCCGTTCGGTGTTCAAAACGACGGAGAAACACGGCGACGCGCCGGCCGGCGTACGAGTTGCGCGCCGTGTCGCCGAAGAAGTCCGTCGTTTTGGTGAACGGCGGGAACCGAGGCTGGGAGAATGCGAGAATGGGGCAATGACTTCGTTGCACCCTGATCTGACCACGCCCGAGTCCGAGACAACAGCCACGCCGGCGAGTCGGAGCGCGTCGCTGCCGTATCGGGTCGCCGACCTGTCGCTGGCAGAATCCGGTCGCCACCAGCTGCGACTTGCCGAGAATGAGATGCCGGGCCTGATGGCCTTGCGCGCCGAGTTCGGCGAATCGAAGCCGCTGACCGGCGCGCGCATCGCCGGCTCCCTGCACATGACCGTGCAGACCGCCGTGCTGATCGAAACCCTCGTTGCCCTCGGCGCTCAGGTGCGCTGGGCCAGCTGCAACATCTTCTCCACGCAAGACGAGGCGGCGGCCGCGGTGGCCGTCGGACCCACCGGCACGGTTCTGCAGCCGGTCGGCGTGCCCGTGTTCGCCTGGAAAGGCGAGAGCCTCGAGGAATACTGGTGGTGCACCCAGCAGATCTTCGACTGGAGTGCCGAGGCGGCAGCATCCGGAGCCGACTGGCGCGGCCCGAACATGATCCTCGACGACGGCGGCGACGCGACGATGCTCGTGCACCTCGGCCGCCAATTCGAGCAGGCCGGCGCCGTTCCCGACCCGACGGATGCCGACAGCCACGAGTATCGCGTCGTTCTGGAAGCTTTGCGTGCGTCGCTGGCCGCCGACGCCGGCCGGTGGACGCGGATCGCCGCCGACATCCGCGGCGTGACGGAGGAAACGACGACCGGCGTGCACCGGTTGTACGAGCTGGCTCGCGACGGCAAGCTGCTGTTCCCCGCGATCAACGTGAACGACTCCGTCACGAAGTCGAAGTTCGACAACAAGTACGGCATTCGGCACTCGCTGCCCGACGGCCTCAATCGCGCGACCGACGTGCTGATCGGCGGCAAGATCGCCTTCGTGGTCGGCTATGGCGACGTCGGCAAGGGCGCAGCAGAGGCGCTGCGCGGTCAGGGTGCACGGGTGATCGTCAGTGAGGTCGACCCGATCAACGCCCTGCAGGCGGCCATGGACGGCTTCCAGGTGGCACGCATCGAGTCGGTCGTCGGCGAGGCCGACATTTTCGTCTCCTGCACCGGTAACCTCAACGTGATCACGGTCGAGCACATGCTGGCGATGAAGCATCAGGCGATCGTCGCGAACGTCGGGCACTTCGACAACGAGATCGACATGGCGGGGCTGGAGCAGGTCGCCGGCGCCACGAAGATTCAGATCAAGCCGCAGGTGCACGAGTGGCGGCTGCCGACTGGGCGCAGCATCCTGATTCTCAGCGAAGGACGCCTGATGAATCTCGGGAACGCGACCGGGCATCCGTCGTTCGTAATGAGCAACTCGTTCTCGAACCAGGTACTCGCGCAGATGGAACTGTGGTGCCACCCGGAGAACTATCCGCTCGGGGTCTATGTTCTGCCGAAGATCCTCGACGAGAAGGTGGCGCGTCTGCACCTGGACGCGCTCGGCGTCGAGCTGACGACACTCACGCCGCAGCAGGCCGCATACATCGGCGTCGAGGTCGACGGGCCGTACAAGGTCGAGCAGTACAGGTACTGACCGTCCGGCCGGCCGGAACTGACGTCCGGCCAGCTGGCGGTCGCCTGCGGTTGCTGCGGCCGGCTCAGCGGTCGGGGAACGCGTGCGGCAGGCCGGTCAGCACCGCGTCGACACCCTCAAGGCGGCGTCGCTCGAGTGTGAGCGCGTTGAAGTCGCGATCCCGTCGCACGGCGCTGACGGCGGCCAGGAAGAGTTCGGCTGAGGTCGCAGGCAGCGGCGACACGTAGGCGGCGGCCTCCTGGGCGAGCTCTGCGGCAATGCCGTAACGCGCTGCTGGGGTCATCGCGCCGGCCTGCCGCAGAAAAGCGGCAATGCGCCGGGAGAGACGATCGGGCAGCTTGGCGACATCCGCAGTTCTTGCCCAGCCTGCTAGTGCCGGCGGGACACCGTAGACCGGTTGCACCACGTGCGGAACTCGCTCGTGCTGACTGTACGTGCCGGCCAGCAGATCGCCGAGGCGCTTCGAGCGCGGGCTGAGCAGGCCGACCA
The Rathayibacter sp. SW19 DNA segment above includes these coding regions:
- a CDS encoding metallopeptidase family protein, coding for MPRSRAAHVELPNSPVVTRNRHGRGARGPITGPHLPMLHNRIDFFDMTVASTADYLKGLWPKELEDVRFEVAAAPATALGDDEVERWRVDPAERIVLLFRVPIQRLSKLHRNDEFHRRLLVESCVFRAVAELLGKDPWDLAPERFRHY
- a CDS encoding DUF3499 family protein, with product MSQSYVEHRAIVWTAMPRRLCSRVACAEDAVATLTYVYADSMAVLGPLSITPEPHSYDLCAGHAERLSAPKGWQIIRHAVFGETGYGG
- the ahcY gene encoding adenosylhomocysteinase; its protein translation is MTSLHPDLTTPESETTATPASRSASLPYRVADLSLAESGRHQLRLAENEMPGLMALRAEFGESKPLTGARIAGSLHMTVQTAVLIETLVALGAQVRWASCNIFSTQDEAAAAVAVGPTGTVLQPVGVPVFAWKGESLEEYWWCTQQIFDWSAEAAASGADWRGPNMILDDGGDATMLVHLGRQFEQAGAVPDPTDADSHEYRVVLEALRASLAADAGRWTRIAADIRGVTEETTTGVHRLYELARDGKLLFPAINVNDSVTKSKFDNKYGIRHSLPDGLNRATDVLIGGKIAFVVGYGDVGKGAAEALRGQGARVIVSEVDPINALQAAMDGFQVARIESVVGEADIFVSCTGNLNVITVEHMLAMKHQAIVANVGHFDNEIDMAGLEQVAGATKIQIKPQVHEWRLPTGRSILILSEGRLMNLGNATGHPSFVMSNSFSNQVLAQMELWCHPENYPLGVYVLPKILDEKVARLHLDALGVELTTLTPQQAAYIGVEVDGPYKVEQYRY